The proteins below come from a single Acidobacteriota bacterium genomic window:
- a CDS encoding sugar phosphate isomerase/epimerase, translating into MKSRRQFLSVIGAGLAGAAAPIKESLAAQQGRPFQGPFGLELYSLRHQIKTGDSASVKAAMAYARKVGYTEIEAPDLAGLSAKEYRSLLDETGLPCTSMMADYDQFKMELRTVTENAHALGATHVVNSWITHQGPFTIELCRETARLYNEWGKKLRAEGLHFAHHTHGYEFQPYQGQPLFDMMVKETNPEDVSFEMDIFWVVDPGHDPVAYLKKYPNRWRLMHLKDMKKGPPTHNYTGDEPVSWDVALGTGRMDMPAILAEAERVGVRRFYVEDESDQAHDQIVKDLHCLKTVRL; encoded by the coding sequence ATGAAATCGCGCCGGCAGTTTCTGAGTGTGATTGGAGCGGGACTGGCAGGAGCGGCTGCTCCCATAAAGGAGAGCCTGGCCGCGCAGCAGGGGCGTCCCTTTCAGGGGCCGTTCGGCCTGGAACTCTACAGCCTTCGCCACCAGATCAAGACCGGCGATTCCGCCTCCGTGAAGGCAGCCATGGCCTACGCAAGGAAGGTTGGGTACACGGAGATCGAGGCGCCTGACCTTGCCGGCCTCTCGGCCAAAGAGTACCGCTCGCTGCTGGATGAAACCGGCCTGCCTTGCACCAGCATGATGGCTGATTACGACCAGTTCAAGATGGAACTCCGCACTGTTACCGAGAACGCCCATGCGCTGGGCGCCACCCACGTGGTGAACTCGTGGATTACACACCAAGGACCTTTCACCATCGAACTTTGCCGCGAAACCGCCAGGCTCTATAACGAATGGGGCAAAAAGCTCCGCGCCGAAGGTCTGCACTTTGCCCACCACACGCATGGCTACGAATTCCAGCCTTACCAGGGGCAGCCGCTTTTCGACATGATGGTGAAGGAAACCAATCCCGAGGACGTGAGCTTTGAGATGGACATCTTCTGGGTGGTTGATCCCGGACACGACCCCGTCGCCTATCTCAAGAAGTATCCGAACCGCTGGCGGTTGATGCACTTGAAAGACATGAAGAAGGGTCCGCCCACTCACAACTACACGGGCGACGAACCGGTCAGTTGGGACGTTGCGCTCGGCACCGGCCGCATGGATATGCCCGCCATCCTGGCGGAAGCTGAACGTGTGGGCGTCAGGCGGTTCTACGTGGAGGACGAAAGCGACCAGGCCCACGACCAGATTGTCAAAGACCTCCATTGCCTCAAAACCGTCCGCCTCTGA
- the glnA gene encoding type I glutamate--ammonia ligase, which translates to MKPKEVLEFAKSNNVKVVDVRFTDLPGLWHHISFPLHQLEESSFEEGFGMDGSSIRGWASIHESDMLLIPDPATAMLDPFTDVPTLVLIGDTTDPVTKQHYLKDPRHIAKKAEAYLAFTGIADTAYFGAEAEFFIFDNVRFDQAQQHGYYFIDAEEGRWNSGRERDNLGYRPRYKEGYFPVPPTDHYQDLRTEMTLAMEKVGLTIECHHHEVATGGQSEIDQKFDSLLKSADAMMVYKYIIRNVARQYGKTVTFMPKPLFADNGSGMHTHQSLWKGGKPLFAGDLYAGLSQMALWYIGGLLHHAPALAALMAPTTNSYKRLVPGFEAPVNLAYSRRNRSAACRIPMYSPSPKAKRVEFRPPDPSCNPYLAFAAMLMAGIDGIENKLDPGEPLDKDIYDLGPEELKRVPSLPGSLDEALGALEKDHDFLLKGDVFSEEIIETWIDYKMKNEVQAVNMRPHPYEFALYYDI; encoded by the coding sequence ATGAAACCGAAGGAAGTTCTTGAGTTTGCCAAAAGCAACAACGTGAAAGTGGTCGATGTGCGTTTTACCGACCTTCCCGGGTTGTGGCATCACATTTCTTTTCCGTTACACCAATTGGAGGAATCCTCTTTTGAAGAAGGGTTCGGTATGGACGGCTCCAGCATCCGAGGCTGGGCGTCCATCCACGAGAGCGACATGTTGCTGATACCAGATCCGGCAACTGCCATGCTCGACCCTTTCACTGATGTTCCCACACTGGTCTTGATAGGTGATACCACCGATCCTGTCACCAAGCAACACTACCTGAAGGATCCCCGCCACATAGCGAAGAAAGCCGAAGCCTATCTTGCATTCACCGGCATTGCGGACACGGCTTACTTCGGCGCCGAAGCCGAATTCTTCATTTTCGACAACGTACGCTTTGACCAGGCGCAGCAGCACGGCTATTACTTTATCGATGCCGAGGAGGGCCGCTGGAATTCCGGGCGTGAGAGGGACAACCTCGGTTACCGCCCGCGGTACAAGGAAGGCTACTTCCCCGTTCCGCCCACGGACCACTACCAGGATCTGCGCACCGAGATGACGCTCGCCATGGAAAAGGTCGGGCTCACCATCGAGTGCCATCATCATGAGGTTGCCACCGGCGGCCAGAGCGAAATCGACCAGAAGTTTGATTCCCTGCTGAAGTCAGCCGACGCAATGATGGTATACAAATACATTATTCGGAACGTGGCCCGCCAGTATGGGAAGACTGTGACCTTCATGCCCAAGCCCCTTTTCGCGGACAACGGGTCCGGCATGCACACGCACCAGAGCTTGTGGAAAGGCGGCAAACCACTATTCGCCGGCGACCTTTACGCCGGGCTCAGCCAGATGGCCCTGTGGTACATCGGCGGCCTTCTCCACCATGCGCCGGCTCTTGCGGCCCTGATGGCTCCCACAACCAATTCGTACAAGCGGCTTGTTCCGGGCTTTGAAGCTCCGGTCAATCTGGCCTATTCCCGCAGGAACCGCAGCGCGGCCTGCCGCATCCCGATGTACTCGCCAAGCCCGAAGGCAAAGCGCGTCGAGTTCAGGCCGCCGGATCCATCCTGCAACCCGTACCTCGCCTTTGCTGCCATGCTGATGGCAGGCATTGACGGCATCGAGAACAAGCTGGATCCCGGAGAGCCGCTCGATAAGGACATCTATGATCTTGGTCCCGAGGAGCTCAAAAGGGTTCCGTCTCTCCCAGGCTCGCTCGATGAAGCCCTGGGAGCGCTCGAGAAGGACCACGACTTTCTGCTCAAGGGAGACGTCTTCAGCGAGGAAATCATCGAGACCTGGATCGACTACAAGATGAAGAACGAAGTCCAGGCCGTCAACATGCGGCCCCACCCTTACGAGTTCGCGCTGTATTACGACATCTAG
- a CDS encoding MFS transporter: MNKDRYKWYVVGMLWCISFFNYADREAVFSLFPLLQKEMHLTPVQLGLLGSAFAWVYGLTAPFAGSIVDRVRRKTAILGGLYAWSTITILTPVSRTFHQLFSFMAAEGLGETFYYPASMSMISDYHGKKTRSRAMGSHQTSVYLGTIGGGFFAGFIGEHYGWRWSFIVFGALGFLLGFVLVRLLREPERGAADLAEQAPGADAHVGKRIPSREFLGIILETPSAALLMAGFACANFVALVLLSWMPKFLYDKFHMGLAMAGLSATLFVQLASMAGSPLGGWFADLLRRKLAGGRMLVQAIALFCGAPFVFLCGATKSIGLVVVALTAWGLFKGLYDANIFASIFDVVPAEARGTAAGFMNMVGWLGGGGIAPVAIGILSVHYSLGIAISLAGLIYVAAGILLLTAGVRFAPGDVARYESLLQAEGKV; encoded by the coding sequence ATGAACAAAGACAGGTACAAGTGGTATGTAGTCGGGATGCTCTGGTGCATCTCATTTTTCAACTATGCCGACCGGGAGGCGGTCTTCTCACTATTTCCTCTGCTCCAGAAGGAAATGCACCTGACGCCGGTCCAGCTTGGCCTGCTGGGGTCAGCTTTTGCGTGGGTGTATGGCCTGACGGCGCCCTTTGCAGGCAGCATCGTGGACCGTGTTCGCCGCAAGACCGCCATTCTGGGTGGGCTCTATGCCTGGAGCACGATTACTATCCTGACGCCGGTTTCACGCACATTCCACCAGTTGTTCTCCTTTATGGCGGCCGAAGGCCTGGGTGAAACTTTTTATTATCCCGCCTCCATGTCGATGATCAGCGATTACCACGGAAAGAAGACCCGGTCGCGCGCCATGGGCAGCCATCAGACCAGTGTCTATCTGGGGACCATCGGCGGAGGATTTTTTGCCGGCTTTATCGGAGAGCATTACGGCTGGCGATGGTCCTTTATCGTCTTCGGAGCCCTGGGTTTTCTGCTCGGTTTCGTTCTGGTCAGGCTGCTGCGCGAACCCGAACGCGGCGCGGCCGACCTGGCTGAGCAGGCTCCGGGAGCTGACGCGCACGTCGGGAAGCGAATTCCCAGCAGAGAATTTCTTGGAATTATCCTCGAAACGCCCAGCGCCGCGCTGTTGATGGCGGGCTTTGCCTGTGCCAATTTTGTTGCTCTGGTGCTTCTCTCCTGGATGCCAAAGTTTCTCTATGACAAATTTCATATGGGCCTGGCGATGGCGGGCCTTTCTGCCACGCTATTCGTCCAATTGGCGAGCATGGCAGGTTCGCCGCTTGGCGGCTGGTTTGCAGATCTGCTGAGGAGAAAGCTGGCCGGCGGAAGAATGCTGGTCCAGGCTATTGCCTTGTTCTGCGGCGCGCCGTTCGTGTTCCTGTGCGGGGCTACGAAATCCATCGGGCTCGTAGTTGTGGCGCTCACGGCCTGGGGGCTTTTCAAGGGCCTGTATGATGCCAACATCTTCGCCTCCATATTTGACGTAGTCCCTGCGGAAGCCCGTGGCACCGCGGCAGGATTCATGAACATGGTAGGGTGGCTCGGTGGTGGAGGCATCGCGCCGGTCGCCATTGGCATCCTTTCGGTGCATTACAGTCTGGGTATTGCGATTTCCCTTGCCGGACTCATTTATGTGGCTGCCGGTATTCTTCTGCTGACAGCAGGCGTACGTTTCGCGCCGGGCGACGTGGCCCGATACGAAAGTTTGCTTCAAGCTGAGGGCAAGGTTTGA
- the typA gene encoding translational GTPase TypA, with amino-acid sequence MNESIRNIAIIAHVDHGKTTLVDGMLRQSGIFKANQEIVERVMDSNELERERGITILAKNTAVFYHDIKINIVDTPGHSDFGGEVERALKLVDGVLLLVDASEGPLPQTRYVLRKALEAKLPPIVVINKIDRSDARSQEVINEIYDLFIDLDATEQQLEFPILYAIARDGIAKASLDDTSENLKPLFEAILMHIPPPGGDPADVLQLLVVNLDYSEYHGRLAIGRIFSGTLNRGDEVAIVKLDGTTQKTRITKLYGFEGLDRIDVEHAGAGEIVAIAGVEGITIGETVTSAETPRALVHVPVDEPTISMVFTINTSPFSGREGAYVTSRHLRERLDKELLTNVALRVEEGGHTDSFKVLGRGELQLAILIETMRREGYELAVGKPEIVTRQANGKVQEPMELLIIDCPAEFVGVLMQKIGTRKGVNTRMSGHGTTGGRVRLEFVIPSRGLIGLRGELLRDTRGTAVMNTLFEGYSDWQGDIPSRLTGSLIADRPGRTTAYALYNLQERGELFVGPGVDVYEGMVIGENARWDDMDVNAVKEKKLTNMRSSTADEAIRLVPAKPISLEQALEFIAEDEYVEVTPHAIRVRKKILEPNKRPRRSRPGE; translated from the coding sequence ATGAACGAATCGATTCGCAACATCGCCATCATCGCCCATGTCGATCATGGCAAGACCACGCTTGTCGACGGGATGCTCCGGCAGAGCGGAATTTTCAAGGCCAACCAGGAAATCGTGGAGCGCGTGATGGACTCCAACGAGCTGGAGCGCGAACGCGGCATCACCATTCTGGCCAAGAATACTGCCGTCTTTTATCACGACATCAAGATCAACATCGTGGACACGCCGGGCCACAGCGATTTCGGCGGCGAAGTCGAACGCGCGCTGAAACTGGTTGACGGCGTGCTGTTGCTGGTTGACGCCAGCGAAGGTCCATTACCGCAGACGCGATACGTGCTTCGCAAGGCGCTCGAGGCCAAACTGCCTCCCATTGTGGTGATCAATAAGATTGACCGCTCCGATGCGCGGTCACAGGAAGTCATCAACGAGATTTACGACCTCTTCATCGACCTCGACGCAACCGAGCAGCAGCTTGAGTTTCCAATTCTGTATGCGATTGCCCGTGACGGCATTGCCAAAGCTTCTCTTGACGACACGTCGGAAAACCTCAAACCGCTCTTTGAAGCAATCCTGATGCACATTCCACCTCCGGGCGGTGACCCGGCCGACGTGCTGCAATTGCTGGTGGTCAACCTGGACTACAGCGAGTATCACGGCCGCCTGGCAATCGGCCGCATCTTTTCGGGCACTCTTAATCGCGGAGACGAGGTTGCCATCGTCAAGCTGGACGGAACTACTCAGAAAACACGCATCACCAAGCTCTATGGTTTTGAAGGGCTCGATCGCATAGACGTGGAACACGCCGGAGCAGGTGAGATCGTAGCCATTGCCGGTGTTGAGGGTATTACGATCGGCGAAACCGTGACCAGCGCCGAGACGCCGCGGGCGCTGGTCCATGTGCCAGTGGATGAACCGACCATCTCGATGGTCTTTACCATCAACACATCTCCGTTTTCAGGCCGCGAAGGGGCCTATGTGACATCTCGCCACCTGCGCGAGAGACTTGATAAAGAGTTGCTGACCAACGTGGCGCTTCGCGTTGAAGAGGGGGGACACACCGACTCCTTCAAGGTGCTTGGGCGCGGCGAGCTGCAACTTGCCATTCTGATAGAAACCATGCGGCGCGAGGGCTATGAACTGGCAGTTGGCAAGCCGGAAATCGTCACTCGCCAGGCGAACGGTAAAGTGCAGGAACCGATGGAACTGCTCATTATTGATTGCCCTGCGGAATTCGTCGGAGTTCTCATGCAGAAAATCGGCACCCGCAAGGGCGTTAATACCAGGATGTCCGGTCACGGGACAACGGGAGGACGCGTACGCCTGGAATTCGTAATTCCGTCGCGGGGCCTGATCGGGCTGCGCGGCGAGCTGCTGAGAGACACCCGAGGAACTGCGGTAATGAATACCCTTTTCGAGGGGTACAGCGACTGGCAGGGGGACATTCCGAGCCGCCTCACGGGCTCGCTGATTGCAGACCGCCCAGGACGCACGACGGCGTATGCACTCTATAACTTGCAGGAGCGCGGTGAACTTTTTGTGGGGCCAGGTGTGGACGTTTATGAGGGCATGGTCATCGGAGAAAACGCGCGCTGGGACGACATGGACGTGAACGCCGTCAAAGAGAAGAAGCTGACCAATATGCGCTCTTCAACCGCCGATGAAGCCATCCGGTTGGTTCCCGCCAAGCCGATCTCGCTTGAACAGGCGCTGGAATTTATCGCCGAGGACGAATACGTTGAAGTGACGCCACATGCAATCCGCGTCCGCAAGAAGATCCTGGAACCCAACAAGCGGCCGCGGCGGTCACGGCCCGGCGAATAA
- a CDS encoding dihydrodipicolinate synthase family protein, with amino-acid sequence MEKAEIKHATVQLEGVVPIIPTPFLENQEVDWESLRALVDFACASGACAMCLPAYASEFYKLSEDERRRAVSEAAQLASGRIPVIGQVNAFSAMQAKETALDVQRAGASAVSVSVPRLFSLGERDLLRYFDRILSAIDVPLLIQDFNPGGPTVSLDFISTLHRTHPHFRYIKLEEPMMASKVEAIVQKTSGEVGVMEGWGGMYMLELIPAGICGVMPSLGAADILALVFRLVKQGKKDKAFEAFRDVLPQVVFSLQNLELLHHVEKSLLAARGVIKESGVRDASLDPNPHDRQHMLFINGKVLEALDRLGLPRNPNAASGASPS; translated from the coding sequence ATGGAAAAAGCGGAGATAAAGCACGCGACAGTCCAGCTTGAAGGCGTTGTTCCCATTATTCCGACTCCGTTTTTGGAGAATCAGGAAGTTGACTGGGAAAGCCTGCGTGCGCTGGTTGACTTTGCCTGCGCCAGCGGAGCATGTGCCATGTGCCTCCCTGCCTACGCCAGCGAGTTTTATAAGCTTTCAGAAGACGAGCGGCGCCGGGCCGTATCGGAAGCAGCGCAGCTAGCCTCCGGACGCATCCCGGTGATCGGGCAGGTGAATGCCTTCTCCGCGATGCAGGCAAAAGAGACCGCTCTTGATGTCCAACGGGCCGGAGCAAGTGCAGTTTCCGTTTCAGTCCCGCGATTATTCTCGCTGGGTGAGCGTGATCTTCTCCGCTACTTCGATCGAATTCTGAGCGCGATTGATGTTCCGCTGCTTATTCAGGACTTCAATCCCGGCGGACCAACGGTCAGCCTGGATTTCATATCGACCCTTCACCGTACCCATCCGCACTTCCGTTACATCAAGCTGGAGGAACCGATGATGGCCTCCAAGGTTGAAGCCATTGTTCAGAAAACTTCTGGTGAAGTTGGAGTCATGGAAGGCTGGGGTGGAATGTACATGCTTGAGCTGATTCCGGCAGGAATTTGCGGCGTCATGCCCAGCCTGGGCGCAGCAGATATCCTTGCCCTGGTTTTCCGGCTCGTGAAGCAAGGCAAGAAGGACAAGGCTTTCGAGGCCTTCCGGGATGTGTTGCCCCAGGTTGTTTTCAGTCTGCAGAATCTTGAGTTACTCCACCATGTGGAGAAGTCGCTCCTGGCGGCCCGGGGGGTCATCAAGGAATCCGGCGTCAGGGATGCCAGTCTGGATCCCAATCCTCATGACCGGCAGCACATGCTTTTCATCAACGGCAAGGTGCTTGAAGCGCTTGACCGTCTTGGCCTGCCGCGAAACCCGAATGCAGCGTCCGGAGCGTCACCGTCCTAA
- a CDS encoding alpha-L-fucosidase, translating into MTCSRRNFLKTAVAGGAGLSALGAPSRIVRAITSPFPGHFSPTWDSLSKYNVPDWYRDAKLGVFMHWGVYSVPAHGNEWYPRLMYRKESPVFEWHQQHWGPQSMFGYKDFIPMFRGENWKPDELVALYKKAGAKYIVPVGEHHDGFPMYDSHLTEWCAAKMGPRRDTIAGWEREVRNQRLKLGVSSHRAFHFSYYTFEQGYDTDNPLFAGLYGPIHAPAPLIDRHPGQLVQQPSTKFMQDWFARCVEIVDLYQPDLVYFDWANIAPGLEPYRKQFAAYYYNVAAERGQDVVMTYKGEAYPEHAAVLDIERGLAGGIRGLPWQTDTSVSWKSWGYIDGDTFKSPRELVLEFVDIVSKNGNLLLNVGPKPDGTLPADAEEIFRGIGRWMDVNGEAIYATRPWKVYGEGPTTLASGSFGEQKLKEMNFTPQDIRFTAKGDVIYAILMEWPEREARIKALGKNSKDAPGRISNVSLLGSDARLKWRQDPDALVVGMPGEKPGDFAYPLKVTT; encoded by the coding sequence ATGACTTGCTCACGCAGGAATTTTCTTAAGACGGCGGTTGCCGGCGGCGCTGGATTATCGGCATTAGGCGCGCCCTCGCGTATTGTGCGGGCCATCACCTCTCCCTTTCCCGGACATTTCTCGCCCACCTGGGACTCTCTCTCGAAATATAACGTGCCCGACTGGTACCGGGACGCCAAACTGGGCGTGTTCATGCACTGGGGCGTTTATTCCGTTCCCGCGCACGGCAACGAATGGTACCCGCGGCTGATGTATCGCAAGGAGAGCCCTGTCTTTGAATGGCATCAGCAGCACTGGGGGCCGCAGTCGATGTTTGGCTACAAGGATTTCATTCCCATGTTCCGCGGAGAGAATTGGAAGCCCGACGAGCTTGTGGCCCTTTATAAGAAGGCCGGCGCAAAATACATTGTTCCGGTGGGCGAACACCACGACGGCTTCCCCATGTACGATTCGCACCTGACAGAGTGGTGCGCAGCAAAGATGGGCCCGCGCCGCGACACTATCGCGGGCTGGGAGCGCGAAGTCCGCAACCAAAGGTTGAAACTCGGCGTCTCTTCACACCGCGCCTTCCACTTCTCTTATTACACTTTCGAGCAGGGATATGATACCGACAATCCGCTGTTTGCGGGCCTTTATGGACCCATCCACGCGCCGGCTCCGCTGATCGATCGTCACCCGGGCCAGTTGGTTCAGCAGCCGTCAACGAAATTTATGCAGGACTGGTTCGCCCGCTGCGTGGAGATTGTGGACCTTTATCAGCCTGATCTGGTTTATTTTGACTGGGCAAACATCGCGCCAGGCCTGGAACCCTACCGCAAGCAGTTTGCCGCCTACTACTACAACGTGGCCGCGGAGCGCGGACAGGATGTGGTGATGACCTATAAGGGTGAGGCCTATCCCGAACACGCTGCGGTGCTGGACATCGAGCGCGGGCTGGCGGGCGGCATTCGCGGACTGCCCTGGCAGACGGACACTTCCGTCAGTTGGAAATCCTGGGGGTATATCGATGGCGATACCTTCAAGTCGCCGAGGGAACTGGTGCTTGAATTTGTTGATATCGTCAGCAAGAACGGCAACCTGCTGCTGAACGTGGGGCCCAAACCTGACGGCACCCTCCCTGCCGACGCGGAAGAGATATTCCGGGGTATCGGCCGATGGATGGACGTGAACGGAGAAGCCATTTATGCCACGCGGCCCTGGAAGGTTTACGGCGAAGGACCGACCACGCTCGCCAGCGGATCTTTCGGCGAGCAGAAGCTAAAGGAGATGAACTTCACTCCGCAGGACATCCGCTTTACGGCCAAGGGAGACGTGATTTACGCGATTCTCATGGAATGGCCGGAACGCGAAGCAAGGATCAAGGCCCTGGGAAAAAATTCAAAGGACGCTCCGGGCAGAATTTCAAACGTCAGTTTGCTGGGGAGCGACGCCCGCCTCAAATGGCGGCAGGATCCCGATGCCCTTGTCGTCGGCATGCCCGGCGAAAAACCGGGCGATTTCGCCTATCCCTTGAAGGTCACGACGTAG
- a CDS encoding DUF4832 domain-containing protein: MRRVTMFLMICLTGVAAPTVAQTRNIVVRPKEIYSVFVNPGKGIQTFQRFNGQPLNQGLKWSEAGPTSRLETAAAPPDFPGSSIAYCRWFWSAIEPERGQFQWRIIDLALAQARQHHQRLAIRIMPYDEGHPLPEWYRNSGARRANKPAGKDGSTWQPDFSDPLYLKYWGDLVTAAGKRYDGSPDLDTVDVSSIGYWGEGWSPYMPAFRYQQALIDIWLNAFKRTPLLMNFDQQQALTYATGHGTGWRLDCWGDMRTHSDDPYFPAEMLDVYPMQIVRAGIQNVWERSPVSLESCWVPDYWKKEGWDPDYILAQALRWHVSSVNIKSSAIPQEWKQKFDEFQKKMGYRFVLRRLEYRQTVAPGSMAMIHMWWLNAGVAPIYRKYTLAIQLQDDSGRATISLPVDIRKWLPGDSVYDGTFSVPSRLRSGSYRLRVGMLDPLTGQPAIQLAIEGRQPDGWYDLGSIMVQ; encoded by the coding sequence ATGCGCCGCGTTACGATGTTTTTGATGATTTGTCTCACAGGCGTAGCCGCTCCAACTGTTGCCCAGACTAGGAATATAGTCGTTCGCCCGAAGGAAATTTACTCCGTTTTTGTCAATCCGGGAAAGGGCATCCAGACTTTTCAGCGCTTCAATGGCCAGCCTCTCAATCAGGGCCTCAAATGGTCGGAGGCCGGCCCAACGTCGCGTTTGGAAACGGCAGCAGCGCCTCCTGACTTTCCCGGGAGCTCAATTGCTTATTGCCGCTGGTTCTGGTCTGCCATCGAGCCTGAGCGTGGTCAGTTTCAGTGGCGCATCATCGACTTGGCTCTCGCGCAAGCAAGACAACATCATCAGCGCCTGGCAATTCGAATCATGCCCTATGACGAGGGCCACCCTCTTCCCGAGTGGTATCGGAATTCCGGGGCGCGCCGCGCAAACAAGCCCGCCGGCAAAGATGGCAGCACCTGGCAGCCGGACTTCAGTGACCCTCTCTATCTCAAGTACTGGGGTGATCTGGTCACGGCGGCAGGAAAGCGTTACGACGGCAGTCCCGACCTCGACACGGTTGACGTTTCGTCCATCGGATACTGGGGTGAAGGCTGGAGCCCTTACATGCCCGCGTTCCGCTATCAGCAGGCACTTATCGATATCTGGTTGAACGCTTTCAAACGGACGCCCCTGCTGATGAACTTCGACCAGCAGCAGGCGCTGACCTATGCTACAGGGCATGGAACGGGATGGCGGCTGGACTGCTGGGGAGATATGCGCACTCATTCCGATGACCCATACTTCCCTGCAGAAATGCTTGACGTTTATCCCATGCAGATTGTTCGCGCCGGAATCCAGAATGTTTGGGAGAGGAGCCCGGTTTCCCTTGAAAGTTGCTGGGTGCCCGATTACTGGAAAAAGGAAGGCTGGGATCCTGACTACATTCTTGCGCAGGCGCTCCGCTGGCACGTCTCTTCTGTAAATATCAAGTCGTCCGCCATACCGCAGGAGTGGAAACAGAAGTTCGATGAATTCCAGAAGAAGATGGGTTACCGCTTTGTTCTTCGCCGGCTGGAATATCGGCAGACCGTGGCTCCTGGTTCCATGGCCATGATTCACATGTGGTGGCTCAATGCCGGCGTTGCTCCTATTTATCGCAAATACACGCTGGCTATACAGCTTCAAGACGATTCCGGACGAGCGACCATCAGCCTGCCGGTTGATATTCGAAAGTGGCTTCCGGGTGATTCAGTTTATGATGGGACCTTTTCTGTCCCGTCGAGGTTGAGGTCTGGAAGTTACCGCCTGCGCGTGGGTATGCTGGACCCTCTTACCGGTCAGCCGGCCATCCAGTTGGCCATCGAGGGACGCCAGCCTGATGGCTGGTATGACCTGGGAAGCATCATGGTCCAATGA